Proteins co-encoded in one Rattus rattus isolate New Zealand chromosome 5, Rrattus_CSIRO_v1, whole genome shotgun sequence genomic window:
- the LOC116900345 gene encoding olfactory receptor 10AG1-like yields MEHTQIRAKLNASTITQFILLGFSEIPNLQGFLFGIFTIIYLIIIIGNSFITVITRIDPALQKPMYFFLANFSTLEICYVSVTLPRILFNIATQDRHISVPSCAIQTCFFLMLGASESFLLAVMSYDRYVAICNPLHYPLVMNPTKCTRLAVGSWLGGIPVQIGQTCQIFSLHFCSSNKINHFFCDIPPILKLACGDTSINELSVYLVAILFAAVPFMLILASYSKTIATVLKLPTATGQAKAFSTCSSHLLVVFLFFGSATVTYSRPKSSHSPEIDKVFSLFYTIVTPMFNPLIYSFRNKDVIGALKKLLYRK; encoded by the coding sequence ATGGAACACACACAGATCAGGGCAAAGCTCAATGCCTCCACCATTACACAATTCATTCTTCTGGGATTTTCCGAAATTCCCAATCTCCAGGGGTTTCTGTTTGGAATCTTCACCATAATTTACTTGATAATCATAATTGGAAATAGCTTCATTACTGTGATAACTAGAATTGATCCTGCACTACAGAAACCCATGTATTTTTTCCTGGCAAATTTTTCTACTCTTGAAATCTGTTATGTATCAGTCACACTTCCTAGGATTCTGTTCAACATTGCTACTCAAGACAGACACATTTCTGTGCCGAGCTGTGCCATACAAACATGCTTCTTCCTTATGCTGGGAGCCAGTGAGAGTTTCCTGCTGGCTGTGAtgtcctatgaccgctatgtggcaaTCTGCAACCCTCTGCACTATCCTCTGGTCATGAACCCAACAAAGTGCACTCGGCTGGCAGTAGGCTCCTGGCTGGGAGGTATCCCAGTCCAGATAGGACAAACCTGtcagatattctctctacatttCTGCAGTTCTAACAAAATCAACCATTTCTTCTGTGACATACCTCCCATTCTGAAGCTGGCCTGTGGAGACACTTCTATTAATGAGCTGTCTGTCTACTTAGTGGCTATACTATTTGCTGCAGTCCCTTTTATGTTGATACTTGCTTCTTATAGCAAAACCATTGCCACTGTTCTGAAGTTGCCAACAGCCACAGGACAGGCAAAAGCATTTTCCACATGTTCTTCCCATTTGcttgttgtatttttgttttttggatcaGCCACTGTTACATACTCAAGGCCAAAGTCAAGCCATTCTCCAGAAATTGACAAAGTCTTCTCTCTATTCTACACCATTGTAACCCCTATGTTTAACCCCCTGATATACAGCTTCAGAAACAAGGATGTGATTGGTGCCCTGAAAAAACTGTTATATAGAAAATAA